A region from the Microcella frigidaquae genome encodes:
- a CDS encoding GNAT family N-acetyltransferase, with amino-acid sequence MAESSIRIVPANEASWDDLQAILTGAAGRCQCTRQRLGDREWYALPVEQRAQVLREAVGCDDRSPDRDPARTAGIVAYVDDEPAGWAAVDARSAFRRLRGSPVPWAGRAELPDDDTVWAIACLVVRRGFRGQHLTYALVAAAVEHARARGARAVEGYPMLTRGAAVTWDELNVGPVGPFLAAGFTEVSHPTTRRVVMRLDLA; translated from the coding sequence GTGGCTGAGTCGAGCATCCGCATCGTGCCCGCGAACGAGGCGAGCTGGGACGACCTGCAGGCGATCCTCACGGGCGCGGCGGGCCGCTGCCAGTGCACGCGGCAGCGGCTCGGCGACCGCGAGTGGTACGCCCTGCCGGTCGAGCAGCGCGCCCAGGTGCTGCGCGAGGCGGTCGGGTGCGACGACCGCTCCCCCGACCGCGATCCGGCCCGCACCGCGGGCATCGTGGCGTACGTCGACGACGAGCCGGCCGGCTGGGCGGCGGTGGATGCCCGCAGCGCGTTCCGCCGCCTGCGCGGCTCCCCCGTTCCCTGGGCCGGCCGCGCCGAGCTGCCCGACGACGACACGGTGTGGGCGATCGCCTGCCTGGTGGTGCGGCGCGGGTTCCGCGGGCAGCACCTCACGTACGCCCTCGTCGCGGCGGCGGTCGAGCACGCCCGCGCGCGCGGGGCCCGCGCGGTCGAGGGCTACCCGATGCTGACGCGCGGCGCCGCGGTGACCTGGGACGAGCTGAACGTGGGGCCGGTGGGGCCGTTTCTCGCGGCGGGGTTCACCGAGGTCTCGCACCCGACGACGCGCCGGGTGGTCATGCGGCTCGACCTCGCCTGA
- a CDS encoding CNNM domain-containing protein, with translation MTDPLLNPWIVTPITVALIALSAFFVVIEFALLGARRHRLEERAVESRSARAALRGINELTLMLAGAQLGITACTFALGAITKPAVDAWLQPLFAAVGAPEWLAGGAAFVLSLFVVTFLHLVVGEMAPKSWAIAHPETSALVIGLPSRGYIWPLRPLLGWVNRIANRLVRASGVEPVETVAVGGQDAATIRQLVEHSASVGTLESEVQQQISGLIDLGSLPVSALVRTGRAPTQVPVGATVADVRAAARASGHLRILLRTDDPAAPAVVHVRDTLLDPDDRAAADRARRAFVLAADTPVYEALARMREHSVQLAVVVEGGSLRGVVTLADILTRVLPVPAR, from the coding sequence ATGACCGATCCGCTGCTGAACCCGTGGATCGTGACGCCCATCACGGTCGCGCTCATCGCCCTGAGCGCGTTCTTCGTCGTCATCGAGTTCGCGCTGCTCGGCGCGCGCCGCCACCGGCTGGAGGAGCGGGCGGTCGAGAGCCGGTCGGCCCGCGCCGCGCTCCGCGGCATCAATGAGCTGACCCTCATGCTCGCCGGAGCCCAGCTGGGCATCACCGCCTGCACCTTCGCGCTCGGCGCCATCACCAAGCCAGCGGTCGACGCCTGGCTGCAGCCGCTGTTCGCCGCGGTCGGCGCACCGGAGTGGCTCGCGGGCGGCGCCGCCTTCGTGCTCTCGCTGTTCGTCGTCACCTTCCTGCACCTCGTCGTCGGCGAGATGGCCCCCAAGTCGTGGGCCATCGCCCACCCCGAGACGTCGGCCCTCGTGATCGGACTGCCCTCGCGCGGCTACATCTGGCCGCTGCGCCCCCTGCTGGGCTGGGTCAACCGCATCGCCAACCGGCTCGTGCGGGCCAGCGGTGTCGAGCCGGTCGAGACGGTCGCCGTCGGGGGACAGGACGCCGCCACGATCCGCCAGCTCGTCGAGCACTCGGCGAGCGTCGGCACGCTCGAGTCGGAGGTGCAGCAGCAGATCTCGGGGCTCATCGACCTCGGCTCGCTGCCGGTCTCGGCGCTCGTGCGCACCGGCCGCGCCCCGACGCAGGTGCCGGTCGGAGCCACCGTCGCCGACGTGCGGGCCGCCGCGCGCGCGTCGGGCCACCTGCGCATCCTGCTGCGCACCGACGACCCGGCCGCGCCCGCGGTCGTGCACGTGCGCGACACGCTGCTCGACCCGGACGACCGCGCGGCGGCCGACCGGGCGCGGCGCGCCTTCGTGCTCGCCGCCGACACCCCGGTCTATGAGGCGCTCGCCCGCATGCGCGAGCACAGCGTGCAGCTGGCCGTCGTCGTCGAAGGCGGCAGCCTGCGCGGCGTCGTGACCCTGGCCGACATCCTCACGCGGGTGCTGCCCGTGCCGGCGCGCTGA
- a CDS encoding hemolysin family protein — MIEPLLTLLLGIVLILAIIAANGYFVAQEFAFMSVDRTKLAARAAEGDAAAARALRVTKRTTFMLSGAQLGITVTGLLVGFVAEPLVGESIGVLLGGTGIDPIVSITIGTVLTLSVAAIVQMIVGELYPKNLAIAAPEKLSRGLARSTLVYLTVFGWLIAFFDRSANLLLRLLRIEPVHDLDVSASAEDLPHIIADSRDSGDLPRELSLMIDRILDFPQRDVEHAMIPRSQVDWVRPTATVAELRALMARAHTRYPVIDDDDAPVGVVHLADVLGLPADAADVPVATLMRPATVIPTLMLLPDALAQLSATRNELACVIDEYGGFAGLLTLEDLAEEVVGEITDEHDLDTGELVIPDGDDEWLMDGDVHLDEVERAIGHELPRGDVETIAGLLIAARGALPAEGDTVTIDLPLDPAELVADDPQHRRIAVDVLEVERHVPTAVRVRLLTLSVDELDREEDAR, encoded by the coding sequence ATGATCGAGCCGCTGCTCACGCTCCTCCTCGGCATCGTGCTGATCCTCGCGATCATCGCCGCCAACGGCTACTTCGTGGCCCAGGAGTTCGCCTTCATGTCGGTCGACCGCACGAAGCTGGCTGCCCGCGCTGCCGAGGGTGACGCCGCCGCGGCCCGCGCTCTGCGGGTCACGAAGCGCACGACCTTCATGCTCTCCGGTGCCCAGCTCGGCATCACCGTCACCGGCTTGCTCGTCGGCTTCGTCGCGGAGCCGCTCGTCGGCGAATCGATCGGGGTGCTGCTCGGCGGCACCGGTATCGACCCGATCGTGTCGATCACCATCGGCACCGTGCTCACCCTCTCGGTCGCCGCGATCGTGCAGATGATCGTCGGCGAGCTGTACCCGAAGAACCTCGCCATTGCCGCGCCCGAGAAGCTGTCGCGCGGCCTCGCGCGCTCAACCCTCGTCTACCTCACGGTCTTCGGCTGGCTCATCGCCTTCTTCGACCGCTCGGCGAACCTGCTGCTGCGCCTGCTGCGCATCGAGCCGGTGCACGACCTCGACGTCAGCGCCTCCGCCGAGGATCTGCCCCACATCATCGCCGACTCGCGCGACAGCGGCGACCTGCCCCGCGAGCTGTCGCTCATGATCGACCGCATCCTCGACTTCCCCCAGCGCGACGTCGAGCACGCGATGATCCCGCGCTCGCAGGTCGACTGGGTGCGCCCGACAGCGACCGTCGCCGAGCTGCGCGCCCTCATGGCCCGCGCCCACACCCGGTACCCGGTCATCGACGACGACGATGCCCCGGTCGGCGTCGTGCACCTCGCCGACGTGCTCGGCCTGCCCGCCGACGCGGCGGACGTTCCCGTCGCCACGCTCATGCGGCCCGCGACGGTCATCCCGACCCTCATGCTGCTACCGGATGCTCTCGCCCAGCTCTCCGCCACCCGCAACGAGCTCGCCTGCGTGATCGACGAGTACGGCGGATTCGCCGGCCTGCTCACTCTCGAGGATCTCGCCGAGGAGGTCGTCGGCGAGATCACCGACGAGCACGACCTCGACACGGGCGAGCTCGTGATCCCCGACGGCGACGACGAGTGGCTCATGGACGGCGACGTGCACCTCGACGAGGTCGAGCGCGCCATCGGGCACGAGCTGCCGCGCGGCGATGTCGAGACCATCGCGGGCCTGCTCATCGCGGCGCGCGGCGCACTGCCCGCCGAGGGCGACACAGTCACCATCGACCTGCCGCTCGACCCCGCCGAGCTGGTCGCTGACGATCCGCAGCACCGCCGCATCGCCGTCGACGTGCTCGAGGTCGAGCGGCATGTGCCGACCGCCGTGCGGGTGCGGCTGCTCACACTGTCGGTCGACGAGCTCGACCGCGAGGAGGACGCCCGATGA
- a CDS encoding DUF4334 domain-containing protein, whose translation MTDPAAAHRTLASLEQGAALSEALAFYDTLAPVAVPTMVGDWRGAGIPTGGPFDGLLENLGWHGKRFDSAESVHPLVFVGARGRLVNADPGRVPLGLAARHGQRFTGRATAIAFRALLPLLATRRPRARLRPVEYRGVTSAAMSYDQLPIIDVFRAVDDDTLVGAMDLRGLAEPYLFTLRRERPASAL comes from the coding sequence GTGACCGACCCCGCCGCCGCGCACCGCACCCTCGCGAGCCTCGAGCAGGGCGCCGCGCTCTCCGAGGCGCTCGCGTTCTACGACACCCTCGCGCCCGTGGCCGTGCCGACCATGGTCGGCGACTGGCGGGGTGCGGGCATCCCGACCGGCGGCCCGTTCGACGGCCTGCTCGAGAACCTCGGCTGGCACGGCAAGCGCTTCGACAGCGCCGAGAGCGTGCATCCCCTCGTCTTCGTCGGCGCGCGCGGACGGCTCGTGAACGCCGACCCCGGCCGGGTGCCGCTCGGGCTCGCCGCTCGGCACGGCCAGCGGTTCACGGGTCGCGCGACGGCGATCGCGTTCCGGGCGCTGCTGCCCCTGCTCGCCACCCGCCGACCCCGGGCGCGCCTCCGGCCGGTCGAGTACCGCGGCGTGACGTCGGCCGCGATGAGCTACGACCAGCTGCCGATCATCGACGTCTTCCGCGCGGTCGACGACGACACGCTGGTCGGGGCGATGGACCTCCGCGGCCTGGCCGAGCCCTACCTGTTCACGCTGCGCCGAGAGCGGCCCGCATCCGCTCTCTGA
- a CDS encoding NADH:ubiquinone oxidoreductase subunit 4 (chain M), translated as MRRALLVLSIVVAATLVLAGTVVAGVSIARVLADVYLAQVAAGEGDGAGDDRGTDPGQGGIGGGSADGPGIESDEDFGTVEVYDVMASGELDPPAAGDAADVWGLYVDLVGAEVAGASILQFKVGDAPESDTLAYVVQDRDPQYWILVVNLAIVDEPDLLAATLVHEHAHVFSYAETQFDARPTSCSTFEVAEGCVLSDAYLWAFYEEFWSGYPEHPDLENTDPDIAYDFYLAHEEDFVSDYAATNIGEDFAESFMTYVLEDDWSPRTPTGAKLSFFDRYPELVELRERMRAALGAA; from the coding sequence GTGCGCCGCGCCCTCCTCGTCCTCTCCATCGTCGTCGCGGCGACCCTCGTTCTCGCCGGAACCGTCGTCGCCGGGGTGTCGATCGCGCGCGTGCTCGCCGACGTCTATCTCGCCCAGGTCGCGGCCGGCGAAGGTGACGGTGCCGGCGACGACCGCGGCACCGACCCCGGCCAGGGCGGCATCGGCGGGGGATCCGCCGACGGGCCCGGCATCGAGTCCGACGAGGATTTCGGAACCGTCGAGGTGTACGACGTCATGGCGAGCGGCGAGCTCGACCCGCCCGCGGCGGGTGATGCCGCCGACGTCTGGGGGCTGTACGTCGACCTGGTGGGGGCCGAGGTCGCTGGGGCGAGCATCCTGCAGTTCAAGGTCGGCGACGCGCCCGAGAGCGACACGCTCGCCTACGTCGTGCAGGATCGCGACCCGCAGTACTGGATTCTCGTGGTCAACCTCGCGATCGTCGACGAGCCCGACCTGCTGGCCGCCACACTCGTGCACGAGCACGCCCACGTGTTCTCGTACGCCGAGACGCAGTTCGACGCTCGGCCCACGAGCTGCAGCACCTTCGAGGTCGCCGAGGGCTGCGTGCTCTCGGACGCCTACCTGTGGGCGTTCTACGAGGAGTTCTGGTCGGGCTATCCGGAGCACCCCGACCTGGAGAACACCGATCCCGACATCGCGTACGACTTCTACCTCGCGCACGAGGAGGACTTCGTCAGCGACTACGCCGCCACGAACATCGGCGAGGACTTCGCCGAGTCGTTCATGACCTATGTGCTGGAGGATGACTGGTCGCCCCGCACGCCGACGGGGGCGAAGCTGTCGTTCTTCGACCGCTACCCCGAGCTCGTCGAGCTCAGAGAGCGGATGCGGGCCGCTCTCGGCGCAGCGTGA
- a CDS encoding AbrB/MazE/SpoVT family DNA-binding domain-containing protein — protein sequence MSDTLAVQVGNKGRVVVPASIRARHGWEEGSVLVALDTELGVLLADRSAVERLVRSRLAGRDLLGELMADRRRDAGHDTTTAQP from the coding sequence ATGAGTGACACGCTGGCTGTTCAGGTGGGAAACAAGGGTCGTGTGGTGGTCCCCGCGAGCATCCGCGCCCGGCACGGGTGGGAGGAGGGCTCGGTGCTCGTCGCGCTCGACACCGAGCTCGGGGTGCTGCTCGCCGACCGGAGCGCGGTCGAACGCCTGGTGCGGTCACGGCTGGCCGGCCGCGACCTGCTGGGCGAACTCATGGCCGACCGCCGCCGCGATGCCGGCCACGACACGACCACCGCGCAACCGTGA
- a CDS encoding PIN domain-containing protein codes for MIVVDSSALLAYLQGEPGAEVVRQHLVEGAVISAVNWSEVAQKVRRADAWEVARALLLSYPLQVLPVDVDDAEAAAVRWMPGTPLSLADRLCLALADRLRLPALSADRAWFGLDGVIPIR; via the coding sequence GTGATCGTCGTCGACTCCTCCGCGCTGCTCGCCTACCTGCAGGGCGAGCCGGGCGCCGAGGTCGTGCGGCAACACCTGGTCGAAGGGGCCGTGATCAGCGCGGTGAACTGGTCGGAGGTCGCGCAGAAGGTGCGCCGCGCCGATGCGTGGGAAGTCGCTCGAGCGCTCCTGCTGAGCTACCCGTTGCAGGTTCTGCCCGTCGATGTCGACGACGCCGAGGCCGCCGCGGTGCGCTGGATGCCGGGCACGCCCCTCTCGCTCGCCGACCGGCTCTGCCTCGCGCTCGCCGACCGATTGCGACTGCCGGCACTCAGCGCCGACCGCGCGTGGTTCGGCCTCGACGGCGTCATTCCGATTCGCTGA
- a CDS encoding HNH endonuclease: MPHPNSRQARAARRRRTRVAAADNDLTPTQWAELQALWGGCAYCGATDRPLQRDCVQPITRGGRYTLDNVVPACGSCNASKSNDEVTSWMRRTRRDERAFLERLVAVRAALGGAAADGVEPVSETVSESE; this comes from the coding sequence GTGCCGCACCCCAACTCGCGTCAGGCGCGCGCCGCCCGTCGGCGTCGCACGCGCGTCGCCGCGGCCGACAACGACCTCACACCGACCCAGTGGGCTGAGCTGCAGGCGCTGTGGGGCGGTTGCGCCTACTGCGGCGCCACCGATCGCCCGCTGCAGCGCGACTGCGTTCAGCCGATCACGCGCGGCGGCCGCTATACGCTCGACAACGTCGTGCCCGCGTGCGGATCGTGCAACGCCAGCAAGAGCAACGACGAGGTCACCAGCTGGATGCGCCGCACCCGCCGCGACGAGCGCGCATTCCTCGAGCGGCTCGTCGCCGTGCGTGCCGCGCTGGGCGGGGCGGCAGCGGATGGTGTCGAACCGGTCTCCGAAACCGTCAGCGAATCGGAATGA
- a CDS encoding EamA family transporter, whose translation MTRRGLILFIALGVIWGIPYLFIKIAVAELSPEFLVLARCVLAAALLLPIAARRRALMPVLRRWKVLLAFAVAEIVLPWYALNAAEITLPSSTTGLLLASIPLVAIGVAFVFGRRHRVTALTVLGLLTGTAGVAAVVGLDLGRGDLGAVALLSVAVVGYAVGPAILAKYMSDLPGIGVMSLALAAAAVIYLPIVGVTGGWPTVVPSPAAIVSVLVLAVVCSAIAFLLMFALIAEIGPVRMTAITYVNPAVAVVAGALVLGETVTVFTGLGFILILIGCWLVTLPDRPAAPSEAPEEEPWPSSTTPSTTAPPPTR comes from the coding sequence GTGACTCGCCGTGGCCTGATCCTGTTCATCGCGCTCGGCGTGATCTGGGGAATCCCGTACCTGTTCATCAAGATCGCGGTCGCCGAGCTCAGCCCTGAGTTCCTCGTGCTGGCACGCTGCGTTCTCGCGGCCGCCCTGTTGCTTCCGATCGCCGCGCGCCGACGGGCGCTGATGCCGGTGCTGCGTCGCTGGAAGGTGCTGCTGGCCTTCGCGGTGGCCGAGATCGTGCTGCCCTGGTACGCGCTCAACGCGGCCGAGATCACGCTGCCGAGCTCGACCACCGGGCTGCTGCTGGCGAGCATCCCGCTGGTGGCGATCGGCGTCGCGTTCGTGTTCGGCCGTCGCCACCGCGTGACCGCGCTCACCGTGCTCGGCCTGCTCACCGGCACGGCGGGCGTCGCCGCCGTCGTCGGCCTCGACCTGGGCCGCGGCGACCTCGGCGCGGTCGCGCTGCTGAGCGTCGCGGTCGTCGGCTACGCGGTCGGCCCGGCGATCCTCGCCAAGTACATGAGCGACCTGCCGGGTATCGGCGTCATGTCGCTGGCCCTCGCCGCCGCCGCCGTCATCTACCTGCCGATCGTCGGGGTGACCGGGGGGTGGCCGACCGTCGTGCCCTCCCCCGCGGCCATCGTCTCGGTGCTCGTGCTCGCCGTCGTCTGCAGCGCGATCGCCTTCCTGCTGATGTTCGCCCTCATCGCCGAGATCGGCCCCGTGCGCATGACGGCGATCACCTACGTCAACCCCGCCGTCGCCGTCGTCGCCGGCGCGCTCGTGCTGGGCGAGACGGTCACCGTCTTCACAGGCCTCGGGTTCATCCTGATCCTCATCGGCTGCTGGCTGGTCACCCTTCCCGATCGGCCGGCGGCCCCGAGTGAGGCTCCCGAGGAGGAACCGTGGCCGAGCAGCACAACCCCGTCGACTACCGCGCCACCGCCGACGCGCTGA
- the msrB gene encoding peptide-methionine (R)-S-oxide reductase MsrB, producing the protein MAEQHNPVDYRATADALSRLTPLQYRVTQQDGTEPAFRNEYWDHHEPGIYVDVVSGQPLFSSLDKFDSGTGWPSFTQPIDADAVSTHIDRSLFMKRVEVRSTGADSHLGHVFDDGPRDKGGLRYCMNSAALRFVPVDRLEAEGYGAYRHLFG; encoded by the coding sequence GTGGCCGAGCAGCACAACCCCGTCGACTACCGCGCCACCGCCGACGCGCTGAGCCGTCTCACGCCCCTGCAATACCGCGTGACGCAGCAGGACGGCACGGAGCCCGCCTTCCGCAACGAGTACTGGGATCACCACGAGCCCGGCATCTACGTCGACGTCGTGTCGGGCCAGCCGCTGTTCTCGTCGCTCGACAAGTTCGACAGCGGCACGGGCTGGCCGAGCTTCACGCAGCCGATCGACGCCGACGCGGTCTCGACCCACATCGACCGCTCGCTGTTCATGAAGCGGGTCGAGGTGCGCTCGACGGGCGCCGACAGCCACCTCGGGCACGTCTTCGACGACGGCCCGCGCGACAAGGGCGGTCTGCGCTACTGCATGAACTCGGCCGCTCTGCGCTTCGTGCCGGTCGACCGGCTCGAGGCCGAGGGCTACGGCGCGTACCGGCACCTGTTCGGCTGA
- a CDS encoding CDP-alcohol phosphatidyltransferase family protein, with product MLAFAAAGAGALAAGAGVYAVGASVAARQLHRHHGHARLGGANAVTLFRLALVSALSIPLFGALLTGAPASGPTPATIAIIAIATVSLSLDGVDGHLARRQGLATAIGGRFDMEVDSVFALVLAALAVVVGGAPWIVLLLGLPRYLFGIAGAIWPWLHGPLPPRYSGKVVAVIQMITLIVLQLPGLPHPLAIVLAVGVLGALGWSFGRDIVSLWRRRE from the coding sequence ATGCTCGCCTTCGCCGCGGCCGGAGCGGGCGCCCTCGCCGCCGGGGCGGGCGTGTACGCCGTCGGCGCGAGCGTCGCGGCCCGTCAGCTGCACCGGCACCACGGGCACGCGCGGCTGGGCGGGGCCAACGCGGTGACGCTCTTCCGGCTGGCGCTCGTGTCGGCCCTGAGCATCCCGTTGTTCGGTGCTCTGCTGACCGGCGCTCCCGCGTCGGGCCCGACGCCCGCGACGATCGCGATCATCGCCATCGCCACTGTCTCGCTGAGCCTCGACGGCGTCGACGGGCACCTCGCACGACGGCAGGGCCTCGCGACCGCCATCGGCGGGCGGTTCGACATGGAGGTCGACTCGGTCTTCGCGCTCGTGCTCGCGGCCCTCGCCGTCGTGGTCGGCGGAGCGCCGTGGATCGTGCTGCTGCTCGGTCTGCCCCGCTACCTGTTCGGGATCGCTGGCGCGATCTGGCCGTGGCTGCACGGCCCGCTGCCCCCGCGCTACAGCGGCAAAGTCGTCGCGGTCATCCAGATGATCACGCTCATCGTGCTGCAGCTGCCGGGCCTGCCGCACCCGCTCGCGATCGTGCTCGCGGTCGGCGTGCTCGGCGCGCTCGGCTGGTCGTTCGGGCGCGACATCGTGTCCCTCTGGCGGCGGCGCGAGTGA
- a CDS encoding lysylphosphatidylglycerol synthase domain-containing protein translates to MTDPERVRLGRRWLLLSIQSVVTVGLLALLWQVADGRAALAALASANPWWMLAAALALTLHTLLAAERWRLTAGALGLPLTRRLAVREYYLAQLVNSTVPGGVVGDAGRAVRSRGPAGLAVAAQAVVVERFAGQVALLATMAVAATVIVVVPGGLDLPTEVVVLAATIALGGAALIGLVVAGASGARLLPGRAGARAAELGRTSAVALVGRRVVVAQLGLSVGTTASILAAFAFSALSVGVALPVGAVLALVPLVLLTMLVPVTISGWGLREGAAAALLPVAGIAASDALAASVVFGLLGLVAVLPGLLGVWGRRA, encoded by the coding sequence GTGACCGACCCAGAGAGGGTGCGGCTCGGGCGCCGCTGGCTGCTGCTGAGCATCCAGTCGGTCGTCACCGTCGGCCTGCTGGCACTGCTGTGGCAGGTCGCCGACGGCCGCGCGGCTCTCGCGGCGCTCGCCTCCGCGAACCCGTGGTGGATGCTCGCCGCCGCGCTCGCCCTCACCCTGCACACGCTGCTCGCCGCCGAGCGCTGGCGCCTCACGGCCGGGGCTCTCGGGCTGCCGCTGACCCGGCGGCTCGCCGTGCGCGAGTACTACCTGGCGCAGCTGGTCAACTCGACCGTGCCCGGCGGGGTCGTCGGCGACGCGGGCCGCGCGGTGCGCAGCCGCGGGCCGGCCGGGCTGGCCGTGGCCGCGCAGGCCGTCGTCGTCGAGCGCTTCGCCGGGCAGGTGGCGCTGCTCGCCACGATGGCGGTCGCGGCGACCGTGATCGTCGTGGTGCCCGGCGGGCTCGACCTGCCGACCGAGGTCGTCGTGCTCGCCGCGACGATCGCGCTCGGGGGCGCGGCGCTCATCGGCCTCGTGGTGGCGGGCGCGTCCGGCGCACGGCTGCTGCCGGGGCGCGCGGGCGCACGCGCCGCTGAGCTCGGGCGCACGTCGGCGGTGGCGCTCGTAGGCCGGCGGGTCGTGGTCGCCCAGCTGGGGCTGTCGGTCGGGACGACGGCGAGCATCCTGGCCGCGTTCGCGTTCAGCGCGCTCAGCGTGGGCGTCGCTCTGCCGGTGGGAGCCGTGCTCGCCCTCGTGCCGCTCGTGCTGCTGACCATGCTGGTGCCCGTGACGATCAGCGGCTGGGGGCTGCGCGAAGGCGCGGCCGCCGCCCTGCTGCCGGTGGCGGGCATCGCCGCGAGCGACGCGCTGGCGGCGAGCGTCGTGTTCGGGCTGCTCGGGCTCGTCGCCGTGCTGCCGGGGCTGCTCGGCGTGTGGGGGCGGCGCGCCTAG
- a CDS encoding amidohydrolase, translated as MTFDALTELADLYRDLHAHPELSFAETRTAGIVAERLGALGFAVTPSVGGTGVVGVLERGTGPTVLMRADMDALPVREETGLPYASTVTAIGADGAEVPVMHACGHDMHVTALIGALGALAAADDWQGRILAVFQPAEEKGAGARAMIDDGLYTRFGTPDLVIGQHVAPLPAGAIGVRTGAAFAASDALRITLYGRGGHGSRPEATVDPVVLAASTILRLQTVVSREIAATDTAVVTVGAVHAGTAANIIPDSAELRLSIRTFDPDVRRRVLAAIERIVRGEAQAAGADREPVVETEYSFPAVVNDAAAADRVRAAFAAALPQVMVVDPGVVTGSEDVGILAVEAGAPCVYWVLGGADPAQFAGLTTIDEIAAHVTTLPSNHSPQFAPVIEPTLPIGVTALVAAAKEWLAR; from the coding sequence ATGACGTTCGATGCATTGACCGAGCTCGCCGACCTCTACCGCGACCTGCACGCGCACCCCGAGCTCAGCTTCGCCGAGACCCGCACGGCCGGCATCGTCGCCGAACGGCTCGGCGCGCTCGGCTTCGCGGTGACGCCCAGCGTCGGCGGCACCGGCGTGGTCGGCGTGCTGGAGCGCGGCACGGGCCCGACGGTGCTGATGCGCGCCGACATGGATGCCCTGCCGGTGCGCGAGGAGACCGGGCTGCCCTACGCGAGCACGGTGACGGCGATCGGCGCCGACGGTGCCGAGGTGCCGGTCATGCACGCGTGCGGGCACGACATGCACGTCACGGCCCTCATCGGCGCGCTCGGGGCGCTCGCCGCGGCGGATGACTGGCAGGGGCGCATTCTGGCGGTGTTCCAGCCGGCCGAGGAGAAGGGCGCCGGCGCCCGGGCGATGATCGATGACGGCCTCTACACCCGCTTCGGCACTCCCGACCTGGTGATCGGGCAGCACGTCGCCCCACTGCCCGCCGGCGCGATCGGGGTGCGCACCGGGGCCGCCTTCGCCGCGTCGGATGCCCTCCGCATCACCCTCTACGGCCGCGGCGGGCACGGCTCCCGCCCGGAGGCCACCGTCGACCCGGTCGTGCTCGCGGCCTCGACGATCCTCCGACTGCAGACGGTGGTGTCGCGCGAGATCGCCGCGACTGATACCGCCGTGGTGACGGTGGGCGCCGTGCACGCCGGCACGGCGGCGAACATCATCCCCGATTCGGCGGAGCTGCGGCTCAGCATCCGCACCTTCGACCCCGACGTGCGTCGGCGGGTGCTGGCGGCGATCGAGCGCATCGTGCGCGGCGAGGCGCAGGCGGCCGGGGCCGACCGCGAGCCGGTGGTCGAGACCGAGTACTCGTTCCCGGCCGTCGTCAACGACGCCGCGGCCGCCGACCGGGTGCGCGCCGCGTTCGCCGCGGCGCTGCCGCAGGTGATGGTCGTCGACCCGGGCGTGGTGACGGGCAGCGAAGACGTCGGCATCCTCGCCGTCGAGGCCGGGGCACCGTGCGTCTACTGGGTGCTCGGCGGGGCCGACCCAGCGCAGTTCGCCGGACTGACAACAATCGACGAGATCGCGGCGCACGTGACGACGCTGCCCTCGAACCACTCGCCGCAGTTCGCGCCGGTCATCGAGCCGACGCTGCCGATCGGCGTGACCGCGCTCGTCGCGGCGGCGAAGGAGTGGCTGGCGCGCTGA